One segment of Bradyrhizobium sp. CB2312 DNA contains the following:
- a CDS encoding carboxymuconolactone decarboxylase family protein, translating to MTHAQIHAESRFDRGQRALSRIDGRAGEKVVASLADIAPDFARYVIEFPFGDIYSRPDLGLRDREIATIAALTALGNAAPQLKVHIEAGLNVGLSRDEIVEIIMQMAVYAGFPAAVNGLFAAKEVFSAHDGRQASGEAT from the coding sequence ATGACGCACGCCCAAATACACGCCGAAAGCCGCTTCGATCGCGGCCAGCGGGCCCTGTCGCGCATTGACGGCAGAGCCGGCGAAAAGGTCGTCGCCTCGCTCGCCGACATCGCTCCGGATTTCGCACGATACGTGATCGAGTTTCCCTTCGGCGACATTTACAGCCGCCCGGACCTTGGCCTCCGCGATCGAGAGATCGCAACGATCGCCGCGCTGACGGCGCTCGGAAATGCCGCGCCTCAGCTCAAAGTGCATATCGAGGCGGGTCTGAACGTCGGGCTGTCTCGCGACGAGATCGTGGAGATCATCATGCAGATGGCCGTCTATGCGGGCTTTCCGGCGGCGGTGAACGGGCTGTTTGCAGCCAAGGAGGTGTTTTCCGCGCATGACGGACGCCAGGCGTCGGGAGAAGCGACGTGA
- the rimO gene encoding 30S ribosomal protein S12 methylthiotransferase RimO, whose amino-acid sequence MDRAPRISFTSLGCPKALVDSERIITRLRAEGYELARKHDGADIVIVNTCGFLDSAKQESLSAIGEAMAENGKVIVTGCMGAEPEAIEQAYPGVLSITGPQQYESVLDAVHRALPPAHNPHLDLVPPQGIKLTPRHYAYLKISEGCNNRCTFCIIPKLRGDLVSRPANDVLREAERLVGAGVKELLVISQDTSAYGVDLKYAESPWKDRQVRAKFLDLARELGELGAWVRLQYVYPYPHVDEVIALMTQGTVLPYLDIPFQHASPEVLKAMKRPAAQDKTLARIKHWREECPDLALRSTFIVGFPGETDADFAYLLDWLDEAEIDRVGCFKYEPVAGATANAIENPVPEEVKQERYNALMARQQKISARRLKRKVGTRQQIIIDEVGPTVAKGRSKADAPEIDGAVYLSSRRPLRVGEIVTAKIERADQYDLHGSVAGF is encoded by the coding sequence ATGGACAGAGCGCCCCGCATTTCATTCACGTCACTCGGGTGTCCCAAGGCATTGGTGGATTCCGAGCGCATCATCACGCGCCTCCGCGCGGAGGGCTACGAGCTCGCCCGCAAGCATGACGGGGCCGACATCGTCATCGTCAACACCTGTGGCTTCCTCGACAGCGCCAAGCAGGAATCGCTCTCGGCGATCGGCGAGGCCATGGCCGAGAACGGCAAGGTGATCGTGACGGGCTGCATGGGCGCCGAGCCGGAAGCGATCGAGCAGGCCTATCCCGGCGTGCTCTCCATCACCGGCCCGCAGCAATATGAGAGCGTGCTCGATGCCGTGCATCGCGCGCTGCCGCCCGCCCACAATCCGCATCTCGACCTGGTTCCGCCGCAGGGCATCAAGCTGACGCCGCGGCACTATGCGTATTTGAAGATCTCCGAAGGCTGCAACAACCGCTGCACCTTCTGCATCATCCCGAAGCTGCGCGGCGATCTTGTCTCGCGCCCGGCCAATGACGTGCTGCGCGAGGCCGAGCGCCTGGTCGGCGCCGGCGTGAAAGAGCTGCTGGTGATCTCGCAGGACACCTCGGCCTACGGCGTCGATCTCAAATATGCCGAGAGCCCGTGGAAGGACCGCCAGGTCCGCGCCAAGTTTCTGGACCTCGCGCGCGAGCTCGGCGAGCTCGGCGCCTGGGTCCGGCTGCAATACGTCTACCCCTACCCGCATGTCGACGAGGTCATCGCGCTGATGACGCAAGGCACGGTGCTGCCCTATCTCGACATCCCGTTCCAGCATGCAAGCCCCGAGGTCCTCAAAGCGATGAAGCGCCCGGCGGCGCAGGACAAGACGCTGGCGCGCATCAAGCACTGGCGCGAGGAATGTCCGGATCTTGCCTTGCGCTCGACCTTCATCGTCGGCTTCCCCGGCGAGACCGATGCTGACTTCGCCTATCTGCTCGACTGGCTCGATGAAGCCGAGATCGATCGCGTCGGCTGCTTCAAATACGAGCCAGTCGCGGGCGCGACGGCGAACGCGATCGAGAACCCGGTGCCGGAAGAGGTCAAGCAGGAGCGCTACAACGCGCTGATGGCCCGTCAGCAGAAGATCTCGGCGCGCAGGCTGAAACGCAAGGTCGGCACGCGCCAGCAGATCATCATCGACGAGGTCGGCCCGACGGTTGCGAAGGGCCGCTCGAAAGCCGATGCGCCGGAGATCGACGGTGCGGTGTACCTGTCGAGCCGCCGCCCCTTGCGCGTCGGCGAGATCGTCACCGCGAAGATCGAGCGCGCCGACCAATACGACCTGCACGGCAGCGTCGCGGGGTTCTGA
- a CDS encoding ANTAR domain-containing protein, with amino-acid sequence MSAEQSPKIVIVDESPIRAAILEEGLREAGFTQVVHIREMQSLLARIYAVDPEIILIDLENPSRDVLEAMFQVSRAVKRPIAMFVDQSDSASIQASVEAGVSAYIVDGLKKERIKPILDLCVSRFNAFAKLQEELERTKSQLEDRKIIERAKGILMKVKGLTEDEAYVLLRSTAMREKKKIGEIAQSIITASEMLK; translated from the coding sequence ATGAGCGCCGAACAGTCGCCGAAAATCGTGATTGTCGACGAAAGCCCGATCCGGGCTGCGATCCTCGAGGAAGGGTTGCGGGAGGCTGGATTCACGCAAGTGGTCCATATCCGCGAGATGCAGAGCCTGCTGGCCCGTATTTATGCGGTAGACCCCGAAATCATCCTGATCGATCTGGAAAACCCCAGCCGCGACGTGCTGGAGGCGATGTTCCAGGTCAGTCGCGCCGTGAAGCGGCCGATCGCGATGTTCGTGGACCAGAGCGATTCCGCCTCGATCCAAGCCTCCGTGGAGGCGGGGGTCTCCGCGTACATCGTCGACGGGCTCAAGAAGGAGCGCATCAAGCCGATCCTCGACCTCTGCGTGTCCCGCTTCAACGCCTTCGCAAAACTCCAGGAGGAGCTGGAGCGCACCAAGTCGCAGCTCGAGGACCGCAAGATCATCGAGAGGGCCAAGGGCATCCTGATGAAGGTGAAGGGCCTCACCGAGGATGAGGCCTATGTGCTGCTGCGCTCCACCGCGATGCGCGAGAAGAAGAAAATCGGCGAGATCGCCCAGTCGATCATCACCGCGTCGGAGATGCTGAAATGA
- a CDS encoding CmpA/NrtA family ABC transporter substrate-binding protein, producing MTAPLRIGFIPLVDAAALIVAVDKGFAAAEGLEVELVREVSWSNVRDKLNIGLFDAAHLLAPVAIASSLGLGHVKVPIAAPFNLGVNGNAITVSPALHAALMEEIDGDRFDPMATAKALAKVVTIRRKAGAEPLTFGMTFPFSTHNYQLRFWMAAAGVDPDEDVRLVVLPPPFMVDSLRNGHVDAFCVGAPWNSIAVDLGIGHILHFSSDILARAAEKVLALRQVWADKNPDVVAALVRAAVKAAEFIEEPANLAEAARILAQPERIGVDVEVIQRTLVGRLKISPDGTFRESGRYLLVGREGAGRPDPVQAAWLYAQMVRWGRTALTPDGVKTAMAVFRPDLYDAAIGRRPPDEAPAGLGAFAGPAFDPGDILGHLKAFAVGRWKA from the coding sequence ATGACCGCTCCCCTCCGCATCGGGTTCATACCGTTGGTCGATGCCGCAGCCCTGATCGTCGCCGTCGACAAGGGCTTTGCCGCCGCCGAGGGTCTTGAGGTCGAGCTGGTGCGCGAGGTGTCCTGGTCCAATGTCCGCGACAAGCTCAATATCGGCCTGTTCGACGCCGCGCATCTGCTCGCACCGGTCGCGATCGCATCCTCGCTCGGGCTCGGCCACGTCAAGGTGCCGATCGCCGCTCCCTTCAATCTCGGCGTCAACGGTAATGCGATCACGGTCTCGCCGGCGTTGCATGCCGCGCTGATGGAGGAGATCGACGGCGACCGTTTTGATCCGATGGCCACGGCGAAAGCGCTGGCGAAGGTCGTCACCATCAGGCGCAAGGCAGGGGCCGAGCCGCTGACCTTCGGCATGACCTTCCCGTTCTCGACCCACAATTACCAGCTGCGGTTCTGGATGGCGGCGGCCGGCGTCGATCCCGACGAGGACGTGCGCCTCGTCGTGCTGCCGCCGCCCTTCATGGTCGACAGCCTCAGGAACGGCCATGTCGATGCGTTCTGCGTCGGCGCGCCCTGGAATTCGATCGCGGTCGATCTCGGCATCGGCCACATCCTGCATTTCTCCTCCGACATCCTGGCCCGCGCCGCGGAGAAGGTGCTGGCGCTTCGCCAGGTCTGGGCCGACAAGAATCCGGACGTGGTTGCAGCCCTGGTGCGCGCGGCGGTGAAGGCGGCCGAGTTCATCGAGGAGCCGGCGAACCTCGCCGAAGCGGCGCGGATCCTGGCACAGCCCGAACGGATCGGCGTCGATGTCGAGGTGATCCAGCGAACCCTGGTCGGGCGCCTGAAGATTTCGCCTGACGGCACCTTCCGCGAAAGCGGCCGCTACCTGCTGGTCGGACGTGAAGGGGCAGGGCGTCCGGATCCGGTTCAGGCCGCCTGGCTCTATGCGCAGATGGTGCGCTGGGGGCGGACGGCGCTGACGCCGGATGGCGTCAAGACGGCGATGGCCGTGTTCAGGCCCGACCTGTACGATGCCGCCATCGGCCGCCGGCCACCCGATGAAGCTCCCGCAGGGCTCGGTGCCTTCGCCGGCCCGGCATTCGACCCCGGCGACATCTTGGGGCACCTGAAGGCCTTCGCCGTGGGTCGCTGGAAGGCCTGA
- a CDS encoding NirA family protein, with amino-acid sequence MKLDTVSVDFTDEQKRYLEGFTTGLQISRVGRGLGGGAGKANAEPVGPDAVHIKAQDKVIASGKKLADQEKFKRDEHPFDAYPRLRQQALDNAPPSPADNFRWRYYGIFYVAPTQDSYMSRLRIPNGIMKHWQLSGLADLADELCGPYSHVTTRANLQLREIPPKHAIKLIEGIQDLGLCSRGSGADNIRNVTGTPTAGIDPQEIIDTRPYAREWHYHILNDRSLYGLPRKFNVAFDGAGRIAVLEETNDIAFTAHEVKDGFGVEPGVWFRLGLGGITGHKDFAKYSGIIVKPEQATAVADAIVRVFIDHGDRTNRNKARLKYVLDAMGHDGFLKLVEERLKTPFARVPEEAFAPRPAADRMAHVGVHKQKQDGLNWIGVSLTLGKLSCDQMRGLAKVSRDLGDGEIRLTVWQNLLISGVRDENVDLAIAAIKQIGLAVEASHIRAGLIACTGNAGCRFAASNTKRNAAEIGDWCEPRVAMDKPVNIHVTGCHHSCAQHYISDIGLIGARVPVNEEDTVEGYHLFTGGGFGPDADVGQEVYHDLKAEDAPKTVEALLKAYLAHRASPDETFLSFARRHDGETLRKLADAQVSA; translated from the coding sequence ATGAAACTCGATACCGTCTCAGTCGACTTTACCGACGAGCAGAAGCGCTATCTCGAAGGTTTTACGACCGGCCTCCAGATCAGCCGCGTCGGTCGCGGTCTCGGCGGCGGCGCCGGCAAGGCGAACGCGGAGCCTGTTGGCCCCGACGCCGTGCACATCAAGGCGCAGGACAAGGTGATCGCGTCGGGCAAGAAGCTTGCCGACCAGGAGAAGTTCAAGCGCGACGAGCATCCCTTCGACGCCTATCCGCGGCTGCGCCAGCAGGCGCTCGACAACGCCCCGCCAAGCCCGGCGGACAATTTCCGCTGGCGCTATTACGGCATCTTCTACGTCGCGCCGACGCAGGATTCCTATATGAGCCGCCTGCGCATCCCGAACGGCATCATGAAGCACTGGCAGCTGTCGGGCCTTGCCGATCTCGCCGATGAGCTCTGCGGGCCCTACAGCCACGTCACGACCCGCGCCAATCTCCAGCTGCGCGAGATCCCGCCGAAGCACGCGATCAAGCTGATCGAGGGCATCCAGGATCTCGGCCTGTGCTCGCGCGGCTCCGGCGCCGACAACATCCGCAACGTGACCGGAACGCCGACCGCCGGCATCGATCCGCAGGAAATCATCGACACGCGGCCCTATGCGCGCGAGTGGCACTACCACATTCTCAACGACCGCTCGCTCTACGGATTGCCGCGCAAGTTCAACGTCGCCTTCGACGGCGCCGGCAGGATCGCGGTGCTGGAAGAGACCAACGACATCGCCTTCACGGCGCATGAGGTGAAGGACGGTTTTGGCGTCGAGCCCGGCGTCTGGTTCCGGCTCGGCCTCGGCGGCATCACCGGCCACAAGGATTTTGCAAAATACTCCGGCATCATCGTCAAGCCGGAGCAGGCGACCGCTGTCGCGGACGCTATCGTGCGCGTCTTCATCGACCATGGCGATCGCACCAACCGCAACAAGGCGCGGCTGAAATACGTGCTCGATGCCATGGGCCATGACGGCTTCCTCAAGCTGGTCGAGGAGCGGCTGAAGACGCCTTTCGCGCGGGTGCCAGAGGAGGCATTTGCGCCGCGACCTGCCGCGGACCGAATGGCGCATGTCGGCGTGCACAAGCAGAAGCAGGATGGCCTCAACTGGATCGGCGTGTCGCTGACGCTCGGCAAGCTCAGCTGCGACCAGATGCGCGGTCTCGCCAAGGTTTCGCGCGACCTCGGCGACGGCGAGATCCGCCTGACCGTCTGGCAGAACCTCTTGATCTCGGGCGTGCGCGACGAGAATGTCGATCTCGCCATCGCCGCGATCAAGCAGATCGGGCTCGCGGTCGAAGCCTCTCACATCCGCGCCGGCCTGATCGCCTGCACTGGCAATGCCGGCTGCCGCTTCGCGGCGTCCAACACCAAGCGCAATGCCGCCGAGATCGGCGACTGGTGCGAGCCGCGCGTCGCGATGGACAAGCCGGTCAACATCCACGTCACCGGCTGCCACCATTCCTGCGCGCAGCACTATATCAGCGACATCGGCCTGATCGGCGCGCGTGTGCCCGTGAACGAGGAGGACACCGTCGAGGGCTACCACCTCTTCACCGGCGGCGGGTTCGGCCCTGACGCCGATGTCGGGCAGGAGGTCTATCACGACCTCAAGGCCGAGGACGCGCCGAAGACCGTCGAGGCGCTGCTTAAGGCCTATCTCGCCCATCGCGCCTCGCCCGACGAGACCTTCCTCTCCTTTGCGCGCCGCCATGACGGCGAAACGCTGCGCAAGCTTGCCGATGCACAGGTGTCCGCATGA
- a CDS encoding sulfite reductase subunit alpha, giving the protein MNQITPPPKLDIIPASAPFSDAQRSWLNGFFAGLLSPDVATPLSAEQGAAVMQSGDGDDGEAPWHDQTVPIADRMKLAEGRPVRRKMMAAMAQQDCGQCGYNCHDYSEAIASRSEARLNLCVPGGKETARMLKSLYEELDKAPAAKAPEKTDAVAAPAVTVTIAEPGRSRDNPTEATFLSRRLLNKGKSEKETYHIEFDLSASKLDYVVGDSFGVFARNDVGLVDQIIALLGASHTTKVNGKTLREVLIDDVSLSPAPDSLFELISFITGGAQREKARALAQGEDPDGDAATLDVMAALQKFSGTRPHPEAFVEALEPLQPRLYSISSSHNATPGKLSLTVDSVRYVIGKRKRVGVASTFLGERITEGEKLKVYVQKAHGFGLPQDPKTPVIMIGPGTGIAPFRAFLLDRKATGAPGKNWLFFGHQRSDCDFFYQEELNAMKTSGLLTRMSLAWSRDGEKKFYVQDRMREVGRELWTWLAEGAHLYICGDAKRMAKDVERALVDIVAQFGARSTDEAVSFVAELKKTGRFQADVY; this is encoded by the coding sequence ATGAACCAGATCACGCCTCCGCCGAAGCTCGACATCATTCCCGCCAGCGCGCCGTTTTCCGACGCGCAGCGCTCCTGGCTGAACGGCTTCTTTGCCGGACTTCTGTCGCCTGACGTCGCAACGCCGCTGTCGGCGGAGCAGGGCGCCGCCGTCATGCAAAGTGGGGACGGCGACGACGGCGAAGCGCCCTGGCACGACCAGACCGTGCCGATCGCCGATCGCATGAAGCTCGCCGAAGGCCGTCCCGTGCGCCGCAAGATGATGGCGGCGATGGCGCAGCAGGATTGCGGCCAGTGCGGCTACAATTGCCACGACTATTCCGAGGCGATCGCGAGCCGCAGCGAGGCGCGGCTCAATCTCTGCGTCCCCGGCGGCAAGGAAACCGCGCGGATGCTGAAATCGCTGTACGAGGAGCTGGACAAGGCCCCCGCGGCGAAAGCACCCGAGAAGACGGACGCGGTGGCCGCGCCCGCCGTCACCGTGACCATCGCCGAGCCCGGCCGCTCGCGCGACAATCCGACCGAGGCGACCTTCCTGTCGCGCCGCCTTCTCAACAAGGGCAAGTCGGAGAAGGAGACCTATCACATCGAGTTCGATCTCTCCGCGAGCAAGCTCGACTACGTGGTCGGCGACAGTTTTGGCGTGTTCGCGCGCAACGATGTCGGCCTCGTCGACCAGATCATTGCGCTGCTCGGCGCGTCCCACACCACCAAGGTCAACGGCAAGACGCTGCGTGAAGTGCTGATCGACGACGTCTCGCTGTCGCCGGCGCCGGACTCGCTGTTCGAGCTGATCTCCTTCATCACCGGCGGCGCGCAGCGCGAGAAGGCGCGGGCGCTGGCGCAGGGCGAGGACCCCGATGGCGATGCGGCGACGCTGGACGTCATGGCGGCGCTGCAGAAGTTTTCGGGCACGCGGCCGCATCCCGAAGCCTTCGTCGAGGCGCTGGAGCCGCTGCAGCCGCGGCTCTATTCGATCTCGTCCTCGCACAATGCGACGCCGGGAAAACTGTCGCTGACGGTCGATTCCGTGCGCTACGTCATCGGCAAGCGCAAGCGCGTCGGCGTGGCCTCGACCTTCCTCGGTGAGCGCATCACTGAGGGCGAGAAGCTCAAGGTCTATGTGCAGAAGGCGCATGGCTTCGGCCTGCCGCAGGACCCGAAGACGCCTGTGATCATGATCGGCCCGGGTACCGGCATCGCGCCGTTCCGCGCCTTCCTGCTCGACCGCAAGGCGACCGGCGCGCCCGGCAAGAACTGGCTGTTCTTCGGCCACCAGCGCAGCGATTGCGATTTCTTCTACCAGGAAGAACTCAACGCGATGAAGACCTCGGGGCTTCTGACGCGCATGTCGTTGGCCTGGTCGCGCGACGGCGAGAAGAAGTTTTACGTGCAGGACCGCATGCGCGAGGTCGGCCGCGAATTATGGACCTGGCTCGCCGAGGGCGCCCATCTCTACATCTGCGGCGATGCCAAGCGCATGGCCAAGGACGTCGAGCGCGCCCTGGTCGATATCGTCGCCCAGTTCGGCGCACGCTCGACCGACGAGGCCGTCAGCTTCGTCGCCGAGCTCAAGAAGACCGGCCGCTTCCAGGCCGACGTGTACTAA
- a CDS encoding 5-oxoprolinase subunit PxpA, translated as MKTIDLNCDLGEGFGAWEMGNDAAMIELASSVNVACGFHAGDPDIMRRTVELAKARGVSVGAHPGYRDLHGFGRHPIAGLKASEIENLVAYQIGALQAIATAAGHKVTHVKAHGALSNVACEDDMTAKAIAAGIRAVDPNLIFVVLANSKLVNAGEDANLPLVHEVFADRAYEDDGNLVSRKKPGAVLHDAKVIADRVVRMVQDGAVVSVTGKVIKMRTDTVCIHGDTPGAVDIARGLRQALKEAGIEVAPFKRGT; from the coding sequence ATGAAGACGATCGATCTCAATTGCGACCTCGGCGAAGGTTTTGGCGCGTGGGAGATGGGCAACGACGCCGCGATGATCGAGCTCGCAAGCTCGGTCAACGTCGCCTGCGGCTTCCATGCCGGCGACCCCGACATCATGCGGCGAACGGTTGAATTGGCGAAGGCCCGCGGCGTCTCGGTGGGCGCGCATCCCGGCTATCGCGATCTTCACGGCTTCGGCCGACATCCGATCGCCGGCCTGAAGGCCTCCGAGATCGAGAACCTCGTCGCCTATCAGATCGGCGCATTGCAGGCGATCGCGACCGCGGCCGGCCACAAGGTGACGCATGTGAAGGCGCACGGCGCGCTCTCCAACGTCGCCTGTGAGGACGACATGACGGCCAAGGCGATCGCCGCCGGCATCAGGGCGGTCGATCCGAACCTCATCTTCGTCGTGCTCGCCAATTCGAAGCTGGTGAACGCCGGCGAGGACGCCAATTTGCCGCTGGTGCACGAGGTGTTCGCCGACCGCGCCTATGAGGACGACGGCAACCTCGTCTCGCGCAAGAAGCCCGGCGCGGTGCTGCACGATGCGAAAGTGATCGCCGACCGCGTGGTGCGCATGGTGCAGGACGGCGCGGTGGTGTCGGTGACGGGCAAGGTCATCAAGATGCGGACGGACACGGTCTGCATCCACGGCGATACGCCCGGTGCCGTCGACATCGCACGGGGCTTGCGTCAGGCGTTGAAGGAAGCAGGGATCGAGGTCGCGCCGTTCAAGCGCGGGACGTGA
- a CDS encoding biotin-dependent carboxyltransferase family protein has product MSRLIVASIGPASSVQDGGRHGAQRYGLTVSGAMDRLSLAAANTLVGNDPFAAAVEIGPFGATFTARDGAVRLAISGAPRNADIAGKPVAMDTSVTLKDGETLTLGFARGGAFTYLAIEGAIKGEQVFGSLAVNARAGLGSPYPRPLQDGDEFTVDAASGAPELRIELPKPVSGPIRVLLGPQDDEFDDANKALFLGSEWKISATSDRMGYRLEGPAIKHLHGHNIVSDGTVNGSIQVPGNGAPIALMMDRGTSGGYPKIATVITADVGRLAQTSAGTAFRFLEVTMAEAQDEARKFALLIKNLPDRLRSSDTVALNIEALSDANVAGYAVSAMDAGTWQVTAEP; this is encoded by the coding sequence ATGAGCCGGCTCATCGTCGCCAGCATCGGTCCCGCAAGCTCCGTCCAGGACGGCGGCCGCCACGGCGCTCAGCGCTACGGCCTGACGGTCAGCGGCGCCATGGACCGCCTGTCGCTGGCCGCGGCGAACACGCTGGTCGGCAATGATCCGTTTGCAGCCGCCGTCGAGATCGGCCCGTTCGGTGCCACGTTCACCGCCAGGGACGGCGCGGTGCGCCTCGCCATATCAGGCGCGCCGCGCAACGCAGATATCGCCGGGAAGCCGGTGGCGATGGACACCTCGGTGACGCTCAAGGACGGCGAGACGCTGACGCTCGGCTTTGCCCGCGGCGGCGCGTTCACATATCTCGCGATCGAAGGCGCGATCAAAGGCGAGCAGGTGTTCGGCAGTCTCGCCGTGAATGCGCGCGCCGGGCTCGGCAGCCCCTACCCGCGCCCGCTCCAGGACGGCGACGAGTTCACGGTCGATGCCGCGAGCGGCGCGCCCGAATTGCGCATCGAACTGCCGAAGCCCGTGAGCGGCCCGATCCGCGTTCTGCTCGGCCCGCAGGACGACGAGTTCGACGATGCCAACAAGGCGCTGTTCCTGGGGAGCGAGTGGAAGATCTCGGCGACCTCCGACCGCATGGGCTACCGGCTCGAAGGCCCCGCCATAAAACATCTGCACGGCCACAACATCGTCTCCGACGGCACCGTCAACGGCAGCATCCAGGTGCCCGGCAACGGCGCGCCGATCGCGCTGATGATGGACCGCGGCACCTCCGGCGGCTATCCGAAGATCGCAACCGTGATCACGGCCGATGTCGGCCGCCTCGCGCAGACCTCCGCTGGAACCGCGTTCCGCTTCCTTGAGGTCACCATGGCGGAGGCGCAGGACGAAGCGCGCAAGTTCGCGCTGCTGATCAAAAACCTTCCGGATCGGCTGCGCTCCTCCGACACCGTCGCGCTCAACATCGAGGCGCTCAGCGATGCTAATGTCGCGGGCTATGCGGTGAGCGCCATGGATGCCGGGACCTGGCAGGTCACGGCCGAGCCATAA
- the pxpB gene encoding 5-oxoprolinase subunit PxpB translates to MAATLPPPRLLPSGDSAVTVEFSRTIDDDANQRVLALDKALAASPIDGITETVPTYRSLLVHYDPGKIGFEALGEKILPIATRPLPPVTKARRWRIPVAYGGEHGIDLEDVAKALNTTPDDIVARHAGGDYKVAMIGFTPGWSYLSGLDKSLHMSRRQSPRVLTPAGTISIGGIQAGIQCLAAPSGWHLLGRTPVRTYQLHRNPTFLTEPGDRVTFFAIDHKTFEELDRAAEAGEIVAERVDA, encoded by the coding sequence ATGGCCGCGACGCTTCCCCCGCCCCGCCTTCTGCCCAGTGGCGACAGCGCCGTCACGGTCGAGTTCAGCCGCACCATCGACGACGACGCCAACCAGCGCGTGCTGGCGCTCGACAAGGCGCTCGCCGCAAGCCCCATCGACGGCATCACCGAGACCGTGCCGACCTATCGCTCGCTGCTGGTGCACTACGATCCCGGCAAGATCGGCTTCGAGGCGCTCGGCGAAAAGATCCTGCCGATCGCCACCCGGCCGCTGCCGCCCGTCACCAAGGCCCGGCGCTGGCGCATTCCGGTCGCCTATGGCGGCGAGCATGGCATCGACCTCGAGGATGTCGCGAAAGCGCTGAACACGACGCCCGACGACATCGTCGCCCGGCATGCCGGCGGCGACTACAAGGTTGCGATGATCGGCTTCACGCCGGGCTGGTCCTATCTCAGCGGCCTCGACAAATCCCTGCACATGTCGCGGCGGCAGTCGCCGCGGGTGCTGACTCCGGCCGGCACCATCTCGATCGGCGGCATCCAGGCCGGCATCCAGTGCCTGGCCGCGCCCAGCGGCTGGCACCTGCTCGGCCGCACGCCTGTGCGAACCTATCAGCTCCACCGCAATCCGACCTTCCTCACCGAACCCGGTGATCGCGTGACGTTTTTCGCCATCGACCACAAGACGTTCGAGGAGCTGGACCGCGCCGCCGAGGCCGGCGAGATCGTCGCCGAGCGGGTCGACGCATGA
- a CDS encoding ribonuclease activity regulator RraA, which produces MSLSPEARKTLAGITTATITTVLLKKGLRNVWMRGARPLRPGLPRLVGPAFTLRFVPAREDLATPESWSSPISTRTAIEAMPEGCIAVVDAMGITDAGIFGDILCARMMKRGVTALVTDGVVRDVEGVLGTNLPVWCDGYAAPPSVAGLTFVGWGEPIGCGGVAVFPNDIVVADQDGCVLIPQAMLDHVLAEGVEQERMEAWIVNEVNNGAVLPGLYPMNAETKARYAASKK; this is translated from the coding sequence ATGTCGCTGTCCCCCGAAGCCCGCAAGACCCTCGCCGGCATCACCACTGCCACCATCACCACGGTCCTGCTGAAGAAGGGCCTGCGCAATGTGTGGATGCGCGGCGCGCGTCCGCTGCGTCCGGGCCTGCCGCGCCTGGTGGGCCCGGCTTTCACGCTGCGCTTCGTGCCGGCGCGCGAGGATCTGGCGACGCCGGAATCCTGGTCCTCGCCGATCTCGACCCGCACCGCGATCGAGGCGATGCCCGAGGGCTGCATCGCCGTGGTCGACGCCATGGGCATCACCGATGCCGGCATTTTCGGCGACATCCTCTGCGCCCGCATGATGAAGCGCGGCGTGACCGCGCTGGTCACCGACGGCGTGGTGCGTGACGTCGAGGGCGTGCTCGGTACCAATTTGCCGGTCTGGTGCGACGGCTATGCCGCGCCGCCGTCGGTCGCGGGCCTGACCTTCGTCGGCTGGGGCGAGCCGATCGGCTGCGGCGGCGTCGCCGTGTTCCCGAACGACATCGTGGTCGCCGATCAGGACGGCTGCGTGCTGATCCCGCAGGCGATGCTCGACCACGTGCTCGCCGAGGGCGTCGAGCAGGAGCGGATGGAAGCCTGGATCGTCAACGAGGTGAACAACGGCGCGGTGCTGCCGGGCCTCTATCCCATGAACGCCGAAACCAAGGCGCGCTACGCCGCCAGCAAGAAGTAA
- a CDS encoding cupin domain-containing protein: protein MDITLAGTRPTRRAPKEHFTGTVLQDPINMAPAPARLNVSRVSFEPGARTNWHHHPLGQTLYVISGVGRVQTKGGPVQEIRPGDTVWIPPGEVHWHGASPNNSMCHIAMQEALDGVYSTWLEPVTDAEYGAPLG, encoded by the coding sequence ATGGACATCACGCTCGCAGGCACGCGGCCGACCCGCCGCGCGCCCAAGGAACACTTCACCGGCACCGTGCTGCAGGACCCCATCAACATGGCGCCCGCACCGGCGCGGCTGAACGTCTCGCGCGTCTCGTTCGAGCCGGGCGCCCGCACCAACTGGCACCACCATCCGCTCGGGCAGACGCTGTATGTGATTTCGGGCGTCGGCCGCGTCCAGACCAAGGGCGGCCCGGTCCAAGAGATCCGTCCGGGTGACACCGTCTGGATTCCGCCGGGTGAAGTGCACTGGCACGGCGCCTCGCCAAACAACAGCATGTGCCACATCGCCATGCAGGAAGCGCTCGACGGCGTCTACTCGACCTGGCTGGAGCCGGTGACGGACGCGGAATACGGCGCACCGCTGGGCTAG